The Ensifer adhaerens genome contains a region encoding:
- a CDS encoding tripartite tricarboxylate transporter TctB family protein — MKSLSFDTTNALCGGILTAVGLFFAWQAFNLELGTAFRMGPGYFPLVLAIILTLLGVVILVQSTRVQGEPIGPIAIRGMAFILPAPVFFGMTVRGLGFVPALFFTALIACFASGRMTPLMALALSAALTAFSVAVFSYGLGLPFQRFGPWVQF; from the coding sequence ATGAAATCACTCTCCTTTGACACCACCAATGCGCTTTGCGGCGGCATCCTGACGGCAGTCGGACTGTTCTTCGCCTGGCAGGCTTTCAATCTCGAGCTTGGCACCGCCTTTCGCATGGGCCCGGGATACTTCCCGCTGGTGCTGGCGATCATCCTGACACTGCTCGGCGTCGTGATCCTCGTGCAGTCCACCCGCGTCCAAGGCGAACCGATCGGCCCGATCGCGATCCGTGGCATGGCCTTCATCCTGCCGGCGCCGGTCTTCTTCGGCATGACTGTGCGCGGCCTCGGCTTCGTGCCCGCGCTGTTCTTCACCGCTCTGATCGCCTGCTTCGCGTCGGGCCGGATGACACCACTGATGGCGCTCGCGCTGTCGGCGGCGCTGACGGCCTTCTCGGTCGCAGTTTTCAGCTACGGTCTTGGCCTTCCCTTCCAACGCTTCGGCCCCTGGGTCCAGTTCTAG